The Candidatus Sulfotelmatobacter sp. genome has a window encoding:
- a CDS encoding POTRA domain-containing protein produces the protein MFERFRRASRLMLAVLAFLGLLAPQAYAANAAPTVVSVTVTGNTHVPTDRILAVVRTKVGDPFDPAVVQEDLRAIAALGFFADQAPPVIRQRPDGVAVTFRVIENPVVTAIHFEGNKSVSADTLLALMDTAVGQVFNISTYQQDVLKINSYYNKIGFGGQVPSHVVDVNITPDGVLTLKLQEGLTVRQVIITGPPEGDPLLPPNLIKAALVTKPGSPFSDEQRDKDYDALKALYEKYDLKIGDLEAGVDPTTIDEKTGTADVRYTISVLRVGAIEITGNTKTHDDVIRRELRLRPGMVVTDSALRRDYDRLNNLGFFEKIDFQAKPGPDPKRPGLVTLNWQVKEQRTGTATLGAGYSGGITGTGLTGNLSYQQNNINGTGDGGAIRIERGARISDAQLSATIPYLGNTPASQKYSLGATIFDQSQTNYYPVYYDCGAGSGVDVTCPTTGIPVAIVPPNATQYSLVNGIISTYQTSSRGITVNLGRRLTDIFHVSGGLNIESVASQATVPLPYAFTSNPGNELSGCVNEFEGCNTASDALGVVAPSIAEIDSTKAYPLHSVVFGFGADSRDDVFNPTRGWLVNLSDELSEPSFGSAFHYDLLVADVAKFFPIGKGWTLGIHGVDGSSTGALPTNKLFIFSDQQLRGYEDPFYGTDELLGQIELRIPLTKDRKFSIVTFGDDGAVRIRGATLGGVFDPALANYTWHGDVGVGVRFDVPQLGLHTLRLDFAKGSLGTHTSFGIGQSF, from the coding sequence TTGTTCGAACGGTTTCGCCGCGCGTCGCGCCTGATGCTCGCCGTGCTCGCGTTCCTTGGTCTCCTAGCGCCTCAGGCGTACGCGGCCAACGCAGCACCTACGGTCGTTTCGGTCACGGTTACCGGCAACACCCACGTCCCGACCGATCGAATTCTCGCGGTCGTTCGCACGAAAGTCGGTGATCCGTTCGATCCCGCGGTCGTGCAGGAGGACCTGCGCGCGATCGCCGCGCTCGGCTTCTTCGCCGACCAGGCGCCGCCGGTGATTCGCCAGCGGCCCGACGGCGTCGCCGTGACCTTCCGCGTCATCGAGAATCCGGTCGTCACCGCGATTCACTTCGAGGGCAACAAGAGCGTCTCGGCCGACACGCTGCTGGCGCTGATGGACACCGCGGTCGGCCAAGTCTTCAACATCTCGACGTACCAGCAAGACGTCCTGAAGATCAACAGTTACTACAACAAGATCGGCTTCGGCGGTCAGGTGCCCTCGCACGTCGTCGACGTCAACATCACGCCCGACGGCGTGCTGACGCTCAAGCTGCAAGAAGGCCTGACGGTTCGTCAGGTCATCATCACCGGGCCGCCCGAAGGCGACCCGCTGCTGCCGCCCAACCTGATCAAGGCCGCGCTCGTGACCAAGCCCGGCAGCCCGTTCTCCGACGAGCAGCGCGACAAGGACTACGACGCGCTCAAGGCGCTCTACGAGAAGTACGATCTCAAGATCGGCGACCTCGAGGCCGGCGTCGATCCGACCACGATCGACGAGAAGACCGGCACCGCGGACGTGCGCTACACGATCAGCGTGCTGCGCGTCGGCGCGATCGAGATCACCGGCAACACCAAGACGCACGACGACGTCATCCGCCGCGAGCTGCGCTTGCGGCCGGGCATGGTGGTGACCGACAGCGCGCTGCGCCGCGACTACGACCGCCTCAACAACCTAGGCTTCTTCGAGAAGATCGACTTCCAGGCCAAGCCCGGACCCGATCCCAAGCGGCCGGGCCTGGTCACGCTGAACTGGCAGGTCAAGGAGCAGCGCACCGGCACCGCGACGTTGGGCGCCGGCTACTCGGGCGGTATCACCGGCACCGGTCTGACCGGCAACCTCTCGTACCAGCAGAACAACATCAACGGCACCGGCGACGGCGGCGCGATCCGCATCGAGCGCGGCGCGCGCATCTCCGACGCGCAGCTCTCGGCGACGATTCCGTACCTGGGCAACACGCCGGCCTCGCAGAAGTACAGCCTGGGCGCGACGATCTTCGATCAGTCGCAGACCAACTACTATCCGGTCTACTACGACTGCGGAGCGGGCTCGGGCGTCGACGTGACCTGCCCGACGACCGGCATTCCGGTCGCGATCGTGCCGCCCAACGCGACCCAGTACTCGCTGGTCAACGGGATCATCTCGACCTATCAGACCAGCTCGCGCGGCATCACCGTCAACCTCGGGCGCCGCCTGACCGACATCTTCCACGTCAGCGGCGGCCTGAACATCGAGTCGGTCGCCTCGCAGGCGACGGTCCCGTTGCCGTACGCGTTCACCTCGAACCCCGGCAACGAGCTGTCCGGCTGCGTCAACGAGTTCGAAGGCTGCAACACCGCCAGCGACGCGCTGGGCGTGGTCGCGCCGTCGATCGCCGAGATCGACTCGACCAAGGCCTATCCGCTGCACAGCGTCGTGTTCGGGTTCGGCGCCGACTCGCGCGACGACGTGTTCAACCCGACCCGCGGTTGGCTCGTCAACCTCAGCGACGAGCTGAGCGAACCGTCGTTCGGCTCGGCCTTCCACTACGATCTGCTCGTGGCCGACGTCGCGAAGTTCTTCCCGATCGGCAAGGGCTGGACGCTGGGCATCCACGGCGTCGACGGCAGCTCGACCGGCGCGCTGCCGACGAACAAACTGTTCATCTTCTCGGACCAGCAGCTGCGCGGCTACGAGGACCCCTTCTACGGGACCGACGAGCTGCTCGGCCAGATCGAGCTGCGCATCCCGCTGACCAAGGATCGCAAGTTCTCGATCGTGACCTTCGGCGACGACGGCGCGGTCCGCATCCGCGGAGCGACGCTGGGCGGGGTGTTCGATCCCGCTCTCGCGAACTACACCTGGCACGGTGACGTCGGCGTGGGTGTCCGCTTCGACGTCCCGCAGCTCGGGCTGCATACCCTGCGCCTCGACTTCGCCAAGGGCAGCCTCGGAACGCACACCTCGTTCGGCATCGGCCAGAGTTTCTAG
- a CDS encoding OmpH family outer membrane protein yields the protein MENLITRGRLAALAFAVGTAVLATTAVGATDVTDIGTLDQSVLGSIPAFQSANRQLQQYGATLQKQYLARAQHASQADQQKLASEFQAKMSDKQRALVGPLMQKAQIAVASVASSKNLSVVLDKRMVVVGGQNITGNVRDLLTGIGDPVPPVSTPPPSHVGFVDQQQIDATPKVKAASDDFVQFKAQQDKIFGDKLKSAHTDADRDAVLKDYRKTLDDRQNATLKPVIDQTRSAIADVARSKGLVLVVDRADIIYGGTDITSDVTAKLK from the coding sequence ATGGAGAACCTGATCACGCGTGGGCGCTTGGCCGCCCTCGCCTTCGCAGTCGGCACCGCGGTGCTGGCGACGACCGCCGTCGGAGCGACCGACGTGACCGACATCGGCACGCTCGACCAGAGCGTGCTGGGGTCGATTCCCGCCTTCCAGTCGGCGAATCGGCAGCTGCAGCAGTACGGCGCCACCCTCCAGAAGCAATATCTGGCGCGGGCGCAGCACGCCTCGCAAGCCGACCAGCAGAAGCTCGCCAGCGAGTTCCAGGCGAAGATGTCCGACAAGCAGCGCGCGCTGGTCGGGCCGCTGATGCAGAAGGCGCAGATCGCCGTCGCGTCCGTCGCCTCCTCGAAGAATCTGAGCGTCGTGCTCGACAAGCGCATGGTCGTGGTCGGCGGTCAGAACATCACCGGCAACGTCCGCGACCTGCTGACCGGGATCGGCGATCCGGTGCCCCCGGTCTCCACGCCGCCGCCATCGCACGTCGGCTTCGTCGACCAGCAGCAGATCGACGCGACCCCCAAGGTCAAAGCCGCGAGCGACGACTTCGTCCAGTTCAAGGCGCAGCAGGACAAGATCTTCGGCGACAAGCTCAAGAGCGCGCACACCGACGCCGATCGCGACGCGGTGCTCAAGGACTACCGCAAGACGCTCGACGACCGCCAGAACGCGACGCTCAAGCCGGTCATCGACCAGACGCGCAGCGCGATCGCCGACGTCGCGCGCAGCAAGGGCCTCGTGCTCGTCGTCGACCGGGCCGACATCATCTACGGCGGCACCGACATCACCTCGGACGTCACCGCAAAACTGAAGTGA
- the lpxD gene encoding UDP-3-O-(3-hydroxymyristoyl)glucosamine N-acyltransferase — protein MTLALGAFAERTGGRVVGDPSVLVERVAAVDDAGPGALTFAVDAHYLKVALASSAAAVLTDAKLLREGERYAKPILAVDNTRVALARLLAAFEPPRPRGPFVDPSAVVDPSASIGADVWIGPNVVVGAQARVGDRTVLAAGVVLGAGARVGADAYFHPRAYLAHGCIAGDRVILQAGAVVGADGFGWAFDQGRLQKIPQVGIVELGDDVEIGANSCVDRAQTGVTAIGEGSKIDNLVQIGHNCRIGKHTAIAALTGLAGTTTIGDYVQVGGHSGFRGHITVGDRVTVSGNAMVWGDVAPGATISGQPAHDHREEIRLQAYLRRLPKLFARVDALDGGPPKS, from the coding sequence GTGACGCTCGCCCTGGGCGCGTTCGCCGAACGCACCGGCGGCCGCGTCGTCGGCGATCCCTCGGTGCTGGTCGAGCGGGTCGCCGCCGTCGACGACGCCGGGCCCGGCGCGCTGACCTTCGCGGTCGACGCGCACTATCTCAAAGTCGCGCTGGCATCGAGCGCCGCCGCCGTCCTCACCGACGCCAAGCTGCTGCGCGAGGGCGAACGCTACGCCAAGCCGATCCTGGCCGTCGACAACACGCGGGTCGCGCTGGCGCGTCTGCTGGCCGCGTTCGAACCGCCGCGTCCGCGCGGCCCGTTCGTCGACCCCAGCGCCGTCGTCGACCCCAGCGCGTCGATCGGCGCCGACGTTTGGATCGGACCCAACGTCGTGGTCGGGGCGCAGGCCCGGGTCGGCGATCGCACCGTGCTCGCCGCCGGCGTCGTGCTGGGCGCGGGCGCCCGGGTCGGCGCCGACGCGTACTTCCACCCGCGCGCCTACTTGGCGCACGGCTGCATCGCCGGCGACCGCGTCATCCTGCAAGCGGGCGCCGTGGTCGGTGCGGACGGCTTCGGCTGGGCCTTCGACCAGGGTCGGCTGCAGAAGATCCCGCAGGTCGGGATCGTCGAGCTGGGCGACGACGTGGAGATCGGTGCCAACTCGTGCGTCGACCGGGCCCAGACGGGCGTCACCGCGATCGGCGAGGGCAGCAAGATCGACAACCTGGTCCAGATCGGCCACAACTGCCGCATCGGCAAGCACACCGCGATCGCGGCCCTGACCGGGCTGGCCGGGACGACCACCATCGGCGACTACGTCCAGGTCGGCGGTCACTCCGGCTTCCGCGGCCACATCACCGTCGGCGACCGGGTCACCGTCTCGGGCAACGCCATGGTCTGGGGCGACGTCGCCCCCGGCGCGACCATCAGCGGTCAGCCGGCGCACGACCACCGCGAGGAGATCCGACTCCAGGCGTACCTCCGCCGCCTGCCGAAACTGTTCGCCCGGGTCGACGCGCTCGACGGCGGCCCACCGAAGAGCTGA
- the lpxC gene encoding UDP-3-O-acyl-N-acetylglucosamine deacetylase has translation MQYQSTLRDAIGFEGVGLHTGAPARVRVLPAPAGHGLRFRLDDAVEFPARADYVVETVRATVLGSGEHRVSTVEHLLSALLGCGVDNALIDVHGPEIPVEDGSAKVFADAIDAVGLAPQREARVRWIPTQTHVFRDGDKLLVIAPASSFRVRMTVDYPPPVGAQYVEAEIVPEQYRAQVAPNRTFGFQHEIEALIRRGLALGGTLDNAVVFGPDGPLAPLRAPSEPCRHKILDLVGDFALLGAYPQCEVVAIKSGHKLHCTAVRELVGSPAANPSRSSLRSGPLTAGEPV, from the coding sequence TTGCAGTATCAGTCCACGTTGCGCGACGCGATCGGCTTCGAGGGAGTCGGTCTCCACACCGGCGCCCCGGCGCGCGTCCGCGTCCTCCCCGCCCCGGCCGGCCACGGCCTGCGCTTCCGCCTCGACGACGCGGTCGAGTTTCCCGCGCGCGCCGACTACGTGGTCGAGACCGTGCGGGCGACCGTGCTGGGGTCGGGCGAGCACCGCGTCTCGACGGTCGAACATCTGCTCAGCGCGCTGCTGGGCTGCGGTGTCGACAACGCGCTGATCGACGTCCACGGGCCGGAGATCCCGGTCGAGGACGGCAGCGCCAAGGTCTTCGCCGACGCCATCGACGCCGTCGGCCTGGCGCCGCAGCGCGAGGCGCGGGTGCGCTGGATCCCGACCCAGACGCACGTCTTTCGCGACGGCGACAAGCTGCTGGTGATCGCGCCGGCCTCGAGCTTCCGCGTGCGCATGACGGTCGACTACCCGCCGCCGGTCGGCGCGCAGTACGTCGAGGCCGAGATCGTGCCCGAGCAGTACCGCGCGCAGGTGGCCCCCAACCGCACGTTCGGCTTCCAGCACGAGATCGAGGCGCTGATCCGCCGCGGCTTGGCGCTGGGCGGGACGCTCGACAACGCGGTGGTGTTCGGTCCGGACGGCCCGCTGGCGCCGTTGCGCGCGCCGAGCGAGCCGTGTCGGCACAAGATCCTCGACCTGGTCGGCGATTTCGCGCTGCTCGGCGCCTACCCGCAGTGCGAGGTCGTCGCGATCAAGAGCGGTCACAAGCTCCACTGCACCGCCGTGCGCGAGCTGGTGGGTTCGCCTGCGGCGAACCCGTCGCGGTCCTCGCTTCGCTCCGGTCCGCTTACCGCCGGCGAACCGGTCTAG
- the fabZ gene encoding 3-hydroxyacyl-ACP dehydratase FabZ: protein MAAYDVREIMRILPHRYPMLLLDRILELEPMVSARGYKNVSVNEPMLTGHFPLNPVLPGVYIIEALAQLAGTTILKPGDQSRKTPYLAGVDGFRFRRPVIPGDRLDMWARVARVKLNMGVVVVEAKVGDELVCAGELMFSVVSDPGAFGVDATVLHL from the coding sequence ATGGCCGCCTACGACGTGCGCGAGATCATGCGGATCTTGCCGCACCGCTACCCGATGCTCTTGCTGGACCGCATCCTCGAGCTCGAGCCGATGGTCAGCGCGCGCGGCTACAAGAACGTCAGCGTCAACGAGCCGATGCTGACCGGCCATTTCCCGCTCAACCCGGTGCTGCCGGGCGTCTACATCATCGAAGCGCTGGCGCAGCTGGCCGGCACGACGATCTTGAAGCCGGGCGATCAGAGCCGCAAGACGCCGTACCTGGCCGGCGTCGACGGCTTCCGCTTCCGCCGCCCCGTCATCCCGGGCGACCGGCTCGACATGTGGGCCCGCGTCGCCCGCGTCAAGCTCAACATGGGCGTCGTCGTGGTCGAGGCGAAGGTCGGCGACGAGCTGGTCTGCGCCGGCGAGCTGATGTTCTCGGTCGTCAGCGATCCGGGCGCGTTCGGCGTCGACGCGACGGTGCTGCACCTGTGA
- the lpxA gene encoding acyl-ACP--UDP-N-acetylglucosamine O-acyltransferase: MIHPTAVVHPTAKIGVDVEIGPYCIVGAKVAIGARSLLLAHVVVNGRTTIGEDCEIHPFSTVGGPSQDRKAVVGEDAVTTIGDRTVIREYVSINRGTADAGGVTSVGNDCLLLGYTHVAHNCRIGDHVTMSNLAQLAGHVVVEDHASIGAMAGVHQFVRIGRFAFVGGYSKIVRDVPPFFLAEGNPAEVYGLNAVGLRRAGFSREALGELKDAYKTIYRSERNVSQAVSVLRETVSTDEGRTLLAFLEASSDRGITK; this comes from the coding sequence GTGATCCATCCGACCGCCGTCGTCCACCCCACCGCGAAGATCGGCGTCGACGTCGAGATCGGGCCATACTGCATCGTCGGCGCGAAGGTCGCCATCGGCGCGCGCTCGCTGCTGCTGGCGCACGTCGTCGTCAACGGCCGCACCACCATCGGCGAGGACTGCGAGATCCACCCGTTCAGCACGGTGGGCGGCCCCTCGCAAGACCGCAAGGCCGTCGTCGGTGAAGACGCCGTCACGACGATCGGCGATCGCACCGTGATCCGCGAGTACGTCTCGATCAACCGCGGCACCGCCGATGCCGGCGGCGTCACCTCGGTCGGCAACGACTGCCTGTTGCTCGGCTACACGCACGTCGCGCACAATTGCCGCATCGGCGACCACGTCACGATGTCGAACTTGGCGCAGCTGGCCGGACACGTCGTCGTCGAGGACCACGCCTCGATCGGCGCGATGGCTGGCGTCCACCAGTTCGTGCGCATCGGCCGCTTCGCGTTCGTCGGCGGCTACAGCAAGATCGTGCGCGACGTTCCGCCGTTCTTCTTGGCGGAAGGGAACCCGGCCGAGGTCTACGGGCTCAACGCCGTCGGCCTGCGTCGCGCCGGCTTCTCGCGCGAGGCGTTGGGCGAGCTCAAGGACGCGTACAAGACGATCTACCGCTCGGAGCGCAACGTCTCGCAGGCCGTTTCGGTGCTGCGCGAGACGGTGTCGACGGACGAGGGACGCACGTTGCTGGCGTTCCTCGAAGCCTCGTCCGACCGCGGGATCACCAAGTAG
- a CDS encoding O-antigen ligase family protein codes for MKAATLGLAGSIALIPLLGQLVVLDPTRPPMPILLPRGAALLVALLFALALLAVVPATLRSLRRDGLTFVLIGSGAATTLAGITGFDPVTGVGLGLFVFLIGGAGLALAREADAAVTRLIVRTFLWSATAAAALALVMVLVRRPVALFAFANGRAVGTFLNPNELAGYALVGLGIALPLAIGSRGRDRLAVACAVLLAVALAATFSRWGAFSAVCGIATYGLLARQRRLLVAALLIGLAGLTLDATLGSLHHNPRDTAVRLSAWHAGWTTFTRFPLLGVGPLAYGKTYAVLRPPDAPGPQTPVAFDPHSLPLAYAAEGGLVALVMLVVGPALLVRRVVRAAAVAPALPRAFGFGLVAGFVAFLVHCGLNTISIFFPLYLQVVPLALAVVRTDAL; via the coding sequence GTGAAGGCCGCGACGCTCGGCCTGGCCGGGTCGATCGCGCTGATCCCGCTGCTGGGCCAGCTGGTCGTCCTCGATCCGACCCGGCCGCCGATGCCGATCCTGCTGCCGCGCGGAGCCGCCCTTCTCGTCGCGCTGCTGTTCGCGCTCGCGCTGCTGGCGGTCGTCCCGGCCACCCTGCGCTCGTTGCGCCGGGACGGGCTGACGTTCGTTCTGATCGGGAGCGGCGCGGCGACCACGTTGGCAGGGATCACCGGCTTCGACCCGGTGACGGGCGTGGGGCTCGGGCTGTTCGTGTTCCTGATCGGCGGTGCCGGTTTGGCGCTGGCGCGCGAGGCGGACGCGGCCGTGACCCGGCTGATCGTGCGGACGTTTCTGTGGTCGGCGACGGCCGCCGCCGCGCTGGCGCTGGTCATGGTGCTGGTGCGCCGGCCGGTCGCGCTGTTCGCCTTCGCCAACGGCCGGGCGGTGGGGACGTTCCTGAATCCCAACGAGCTGGCCGGCTACGCGCTGGTCGGCCTGGGCATCGCGCTCCCCCTGGCGATCGGTTCGCGCGGGCGCGACCGGCTCGCCGTCGCCTGCGCCGTGCTGCTGGCGGTGGCGCTGGCGGCCACCTTCTCGCGCTGGGGTGCCTTCAGCGCCGTCTGCGGCATCGCGACCTATGGGTTGCTCGCCCGGCAGCGCCGCTTGCTGGTGGCCGCATTGCTCATCGGGCTGGCCGGGCTGACGCTCGACGCGACGTTGGGCAGCCTGCACCACAACCCGCGCGACACGGCGGTCCGGCTGAGCGCCTGGCACGCCGGCTGGACGACCTTCACCCGGTTTCCGCTGTTGGGTGTCGGGCCGTTGGCGTACGGGAAGACCTACGCGGTGCTCCGCCCGCCGGACGCGCCCGGCCCGCAGACGCCGGTCGCCTTCGATCCCCACTCGCTGCCGCTCGCGTACGCGGCCGAGGGGGGCCTGGTGGCCTTGGTGATGTTGGTGGTCGGGCCGGCGCTGTTGGTGCGCCGGGTCGTGCGCGCTGCCGCCGTCGCCCCGGCACTCCCGCGCGCGTTCGGCTTCGGCCTGGTCGCCGGCTTCGTCGCCTTCCTCGTCCACTGCGGCTTGAACACGATCAGTATTTTCTTTCCGCTCTACCTCCAGGTCGTGCCGCTCGCACTCGCCGTAGTACGGACCGATGCGCTCTAG
- the lptC gene encoding LPS export ABC transporter periplasmic protein LptC produces the protein MRSRGFAGGEPVAVGRRPIGLAVLLALAVAGCGSHASQPTGGAAAPSASGAPTAAPSSSPQGVPVHVIGRGTAFKPSIITDTKNGRKIYTIRTMLFEGDIAAGTAVLDQPHVTFVDKTGAVTIADAPKATVSQHDKSVLMTGGVHARTQDGAVLTCDTLRYDSSRERLFGEGHVVMTGPNGLSLTGDHLDGDVRLHDVKVTSG, from the coding sequence ATGCGCTCTAGAGGCTTCGCCGGCGGCGAACCCGTCGCGGTCGGGCGGCGCCCGATCGGCCTCGCCGTGCTGCTCGCCCTGGCCGTGGCCGGTTGCGGCTCACACGCTTCGCAGCCGACCGGCGGCGCCGCCGCGCCGAGCGCATCCGGCGCGCCGACGGCCGCTCCGTCGTCCTCGCCGCAGGGCGTGCCGGTGCACGTGATCGGGCGCGGGACGGCGTTCAAGCCGTCGATCATCACCGACACCAAGAACGGACGCAAGATCTACACCATCCGCACCATGCTGTTCGAAGGCGACATCGCCGCCGGGACGGCGGTCCTCGATCAGCCGCACGTGACGTTCGTCGACAAGACGGGCGCCGTCACCATCGCCGACGCGCCGAAGGCGACGGTGTCCCAGCACGACAAGAGTGTCCTGATGACGGGAGGCGTTCACGCGCGCACGCAGGACGGTGCGGTGCTGACCTGCGACACGCTGCGCTACGACTCGAGCCGCGAGCGGCTGTTCGGCGAAGGCCACGTGGTGATGACCGGCCCCAACGGCCTCTCGCTGACGGGCGACCATCTCGACGGCGACGTGCGTTTGCACGACGTGAAGGTGACCTCGGGATGA
- the lptB gene encoding LPS export ABC transporter ATP-binding protein, translated as MNAGDRIVLRDLVKRYGRRTVVKGVSAEVGRGEVVGLLGPNGAGKTTTFYMVVGLVRPDSGTVVLERDGVARALTGAPMHERARAGLGYLAQENSIFRKLTVGDNLRLIWEMNGVPSSERERRLPELLAEFGLADFVDAMGDSLSGGERRRVEIARAIATEPAFLLLDEPFTGIDPIAVADIQAMIRQLRERGLGVLITDHQVRETLAIVDRAYIMNDGRIEVSGTAQDVLDSPIAREFYLGQSFRL; from the coding sequence ATGAACGCCGGCGATCGCATCGTGCTGCGCGACCTCGTCAAGCGGTACGGCCGGCGGACCGTCGTCAAGGGCGTGAGCGCCGAGGTCGGACGCGGCGAGGTGGTCGGCCTGCTCGGGCCCAACGGCGCCGGCAAGACGACCACGTTCTACATGGTGGTCGGCCTGGTTCGTCCCGACAGCGGGACGGTCGTGCTCGAGCGCGACGGCGTCGCGCGCGCGCTGACCGGCGCGCCGATGCACGAGCGCGCGCGCGCCGGCCTGGGCTACCTCGCGCAGGAGAACTCGATCTTTCGCAAGCTGACCGTCGGCGACAACCTGCGGCTGATCTGGGAGATGAACGGCGTTCCCAGCTCGGAGCGCGAGCGTCGTCTGCCCGAGCTGCTGGCCGAGTTCGGTCTGGCCGACTTCGTCGACGCGATGGGCGACTCGCTCTCGGGCGGCGAGCGGCGCCGCGTCGAGATCGCGCGCGCGATCGCGACGGAGCCGGCGTTCCTGCTGCTCGACGAACCGTTCACCGGGATCGATCCGATCGCCGTCGCCGACATCCAGGCGATGATCCGCCAACTGCGCGAGCGCGGCTTGGGCGTGCTGATCACCGACCACCAGGTGCGCGAGACGCTGGCGATCGTCGACCGCGCGTACATCATGAACGACGGCCGGATCGAGGTGAGCGGCACGGCGCAAGACGTGCTCGACTCCCCGATCGCGCGCGAGTTCTACCTCGGCCAGAGTTTTAGGCTATAG
- a CDS encoding LptF/LptG family permease, with the protein MTETAPQHRAFGAPPLRFWPPTILDRYLVTQLGGPFLFGLSAFTLIFVATQILALGRLVSEEHAPLAAAVEYFLWSMPPFLLLTIPMAMLLGTLLSMQRLSGESEITAMAAGGISLGRIVAPLLVVGLITSLVSLVLQEELLPFASDRAAYIQQAVIEHVSPALSNLSAVTPLPGGGKQVTIAGAFDVETQDLLNVTVIRYDAHQKPQDITFADRATYAAPTWTFQNATTYHFSSDGTVQSDTSPTLAVDIGERPNQIAKQSVQTGNPETLSRAEIKAQLATNNLSPQQRRLFTATYAAKLARPFAAFVFTLIAVPFGLRPVRGGGTGLGFGIAVAIVFVYYVISTVFLTVGSAATWLAGPCAWAPNVLFTVIGATLLRRASRVA; encoded by the coding sequence ATGACTGAGACCGCGCCACAGCATCGCGCCTTCGGCGCTCCGCCGCTGCGCTTCTGGCCCCCTACTATTCTGGACCGGTATCTCGTCACGCAGTTGGGCGGGCCGTTTTTGTTCGGGTTGTCGGCGTTCACGCTGATCTTCGTCGCGACGCAGATCCTCGCGCTGGGGCGGCTGGTCTCCGAAGAGCACGCGCCGCTGGCGGCCGCGGTCGAGTACTTCCTGTGGTCGATGCCGCCGTTCTTGCTGCTGACGATCCCGATGGCGATGCTGCTGGGGACGTTGCTCTCGATGCAGCGGCTCTCGGGCGAGAGCGAGATCACCGCGATGGCGGCCGGCGGCATCTCGCTGGGCCGCATCGTCGCTCCGCTGCTGGTCGTCGGCCTGATCACCTCGCTGGTCTCGCTGGTGCTGCAAGAGGAGCTGCTGCCGTTCGCCAGCGATCGGGCGGCGTACATCCAGCAGGCGGTCATCGAGCACGTCTCGCCGGCGCTCTCGAACCTCTCGGCGGTGACGCCCTTGCCGGGCGGCGGCAAGCAGGTCACGATCGCCGGCGCCTTCGACGTCGAGACGCAGGACCTGCTCAACGTGACCGTCATCCGCTACGACGCGCACCAGAAGCCGCAGGACATCACCTTCGCCGACCGCGCGACGTACGCGGCCCCGACCTGGACCTTCCAGAACGCGACGACCTACCATTTCAGCTCCGACGGTACCGTGCAGTCCGATACCTCGCCGACGCTGGCGGTCGACATCGGGGAGCGGCCCAACCAGATCGCGAAGCAGTCGGTCCAAACCGGGAACCCCGAGACGCTCTCGCGCGCGGAAATCAAGGCTCAGCTTGCGACCAACAACCTCTCGCCGCAGCAGCGACGGCTTTTCACGGCGACCTACGCCGCGAAGCTGGCGCGCCCGTTCGCGGCGTTCGTGTTCACCCTCATCGCGGTGCCGTTCGGCCTGCGTCCCGTCCGCGGCGGCGGCACGGGGCTCGGCTTCGGCATCGCCGTCGCCATCGTCTTCGTCTACTACGTGATCTCGACGGTCTTCCTCACCGTCGGCAGCGCGGCGACGTGGCTCGCCGGCCCTTGCGCCTGGGCGCCCAACGTCCTCTTCACCGTCATCGGGGCGACGCTGCTGCGGCGCGCCTCGCGCGTGGCGTAA